The Mucilaginibacter mallensis genome has a segment encoding these proteins:
- a CDS encoding phage tail protein — protein sequence MNPLLAMIFAFGSNFAPQGFLFCSGQLLSISSNAAVFSLLGTTYGGNGINTFALPDLRGRAPIGQGQGPGLSNYVLGQASGTENTSILISNLPSHTHTLNVNNGTGTTGIPGTTTYLSKGPVTGSGPTAEVGKIYTTTAPNTTLAGNAIGLTGSNIPISILQPYLAVSYIIAMFGIFPSRN from the coding sequence ATGAATCCACTTTTAGCAATGATCTTTGCATTTGGCAGTAATTTTGCACCACAAGGGTTTTTATTTTGCTCCGGGCAGCTTTTATCAATATCCAGCAATGCGGCTGTATTTTCTCTTTTAGGTACTACGTATGGCGGTAATGGTATAAATACCTTTGCTCTGCCAGATCTGCGTGGCCGTGCTCCGATTGGCCAGGGACAAGGGCCCGGCTTAAGCAATTATGTTTTAGGGCAAGCCAGTGGTACTGAAAACACTTCTATTCTTATAAGTAACTTACCATCACATACGCACACGCTTAATGTAAACAATGGCACGGGAACCACTGGTATACCCGGCACTACCACCTATTTATCAAAAGGGCCAGTAACCGGTTCAGGGCCTACTGCTGAGGTAGGGAAAATTTATACCACTACTGCACCCAATACAACTTTGGCCGGAAATGCTATTGGCCTTACAGGCAGCAACATCCCAATTAGTATTCTGCAACCATACCTTGCAGTCTCTTATATCATAGCAATGTTTGGTATTTTCCCATCCAGAAACTAA
- a CDS encoding metallophosphoesterase, with the protein MNNQRRLFLSQMSLVAGIAALSKPMNSMATISKRINTLYTAKTDVTIYHTNDLHGNIDAVYNNMGGLKQIKTMLNNQETDGLLLDGGDFLDRSNSVAQQREVIHTMNAMGYHAAAIGNHELAFGQDHLAALVPLMEFTLVNCNYHFNNKLGELVKPYIIINSGQYKIGITGVGQQVAGVFYNDAIQCANKMAKQLKEDEHCDLVICLSHLGCQQENGNPDNKMLARESEHIDMIISGHNQELMNGQLVMQNKNKHEVIISQAAWNGLMIGKTVFSFSNGKQKSHIDARYLVPGQPYGQKFATSFAGLRLIKEQSVLV; encoded by the coding sequence ATGAACAATCAGCGCAGGTTATTTCTCAGTCAAATGTCATTAGTGGCCGGCATAGCTGCATTAAGCAAGCCAATGAATTCAATGGCTACCATCAGTAAGCGCATTAATACCTTATATACTGCCAAAACTGATGTTACTATTTATCATACTAATGATTTACATGGTAATATTGATGCCGTATATAATAATATGGGCGGTCTGAAGCAAATAAAAACCATGCTCAATAACCAGGAAACAGATGGCCTGTTATTGGATGGCGGGGATTTTTTAGATCGGTCAAACAGCGTTGCGCAGCAAAGAGAAGTAATTCATACTATGAATGCCATGGGCTATCATGCAGCGGCTATAGGTAATCATGAACTTGCATTTGGGCAGGATCATTTAGCAGCGCTTGTGCCGCTAATGGAGTTTACGCTGGTGAATTGCAACTACCATTTTAATAATAAGTTAGGCGAGCTTGTAAAGCCTTATATCATAATTAATAGTGGGCAATATAAAATAGGTATTACAGGTGTTGGCCAGCAGGTTGCAGGCGTGTTTTATAACGATGCCATACAATGTGCCAATAAAATGGCAAAACAGCTTAAAGAGGATGAACACTGCGATCTGGTTATCTGTCTTTCGCATTTAGGATGTCAGCAGGAAAATGGTAATCCTGATAATAAGATGCTGGCGCGTGAGTCGGAGCATATTGATATGATAATTAGTGGCCATAATCAGGAATTGATGAATGGTCAGTTGGTGATGCAAAATAAAAATAAACACGAGGTGATCATTAGTCAGGCTGCATGGAATGGCCTGATGATAGGCAAAACCGTATTCAGCTTTAGCAACGGAAAGCAAAAATCACATATTGATGCCCGGTATTTAGTGCCCGGCCAGCCATACGGGCAAAAATTCGCAACCTCATTTGCAGGTTTGCGTTTAATAAAAGAGCAATCTGTATTAGTATAA
- a CDS encoding phytanoyl-CoA dioxygenase family protein, producing the protein MPTQAIASSTETGKLPVMHLKRYWHKSVLKRNNEIKPDAFTDEWTLDITLLNALGLGLEPTIQYIYLENPSFEKFEDWILQVTGEPESEKIVRFNPLFTNDSIAENSITQNDNVLSNEDWDFWQQNGYVIIRNAVTRENCDETIEALCDHINIKRHDPATWYNNHPAKQGIMVQLFQHPALEQNRNAFKIRKAFEEIWNRIDIWVNTDRVGFNPPVTQSYPFQGPRLHWDSSIKPPMPLGTQGLLYLADTAENQGAFTLVPGFQNRIEDWLKGLPLGADPRKQDLYTLGAKPIAANAGDFIIWHHALPHGSSPNTSSLPRFVQYINYEPAGKQESDIWL; encoded by the coding sequence ATGCCCACTCAAGCTATAGCTTCATCCACTGAAACAGGCAAATTGCCGGTAATGCATTTAAAGCGTTATTGGCATAAATCTGTTTTAAAAAGGAACAATGAAATTAAGCCTGATGCTTTTACTGATGAATGGACGCTGGATATTACTTTATTAAATGCACTAGGTTTAGGGTTAGAACCAACCATTCAATATATATACCTCGAAAATCCATCATTTGAAAAATTTGAAGACTGGATATTACAGGTTACTGGTGAACCCGAATCTGAAAAAATAGTCCGGTTTAATCCGCTATTTACTAATGATAGTATCGCTGAGAACAGCATAACGCAAAACGACAATGTCTTAAGCAATGAGGATTGGGACTTCTGGCAGCAAAATGGCTATGTCATTATCAGGAATGCCGTGACCAGGGAGAATTGTGATGAGACAATTGAGGCGCTTTGCGATCATATTAATATAAAAAGGCATGATCCGGCTACATGGTACAATAACCACCCCGCAAAACAGGGCATTATGGTGCAGCTTTTTCAACACCCGGCGCTTGAGCAAAACCGCAATGCCTTTAAAATCAGAAAGGCTTTCGAGGAAATCTGGAACAGAATTGATATTTGGGTAAATACCGATAGGGTTGGCTTTAACCCACCGGTAACTCAATCTTATCCTTTTCAAGGGCCGCGCCTGCATTGGGATAGCAGTATCAAGCCGCCCATGCCATTGGGTACACAAGGATTGCTTTATTTAGCGGATACCGCCGAAAATCAGGGCGCATTTACACTTGTACCGGGTTTTCAAAACAGGATAGAAGATTGGCTAAAAGGTTTACCCCTTGGTGCAGACCCACGTAAACAGGATCTGTATACTTTAGGGGCTAAGCCAATAGCTGCCAATGCTGGTGATTTTATCATATGGCACCATGCTCTTCCGCATGGCAGCAGCCCAAATACTTCATCACTACCAAGGTTTGTGCAATACATTAATTATGAACCTGCCGGCAAGCAGGAAAGCGACATCTGGTTATAA
- a CDS encoding ABC transporter substrate-binding protein → MAKPIKIGFLTPYSGVYPFYGHHLMAGILLGLYPGVVKQDEIQFIPVYTKMGDAASVSEAVNKFIFFDQVDMISGLISYKSIPDIVPVIESYNKLAFFFDLGEYIPYFNHLSPRIFYSSQQIWQSQYALGHWAHKEYGGTGIMVMPVYEAGYHLSGAFYKGACVAGAEQMGLHVIPRDPTDIKRLNLDGFFSEIKKNKPSYINAVFAGTMGTEFLKAWRESEFHKLIPLSVVENMAYDDILEDIAGLDLELHAAISWNRNAENPHNKEFVKKYENTAGQMANIYGLLGYEAGLALKEVKSHMLKGDWNIAMALLQKESVVGPRGERNFYPLSGFSLPVIDVVSIKTSSKKIYKTVISQGNGLKFDSPDFKEIHEESVSGWQNPYLCI, encoded by the coding sequence ATGGCAAAGCCAATAAAAATAGGTTTCTTAACACCCTATTCGGGTGTTTATCCGTTTTATGGCCATCATTTAATGGCTGGCATACTATTGGGCTTATACCCGGGAGTTGTAAAACAGGATGAAATACAATTTATACCTGTTTATACCAAAATGGGCGATGCCGCAAGTGTATCGGAAGCGGTTAACAAATTTATTTTTTTTGACCAGGTTGATATGATCTCAGGATTGATCAGCTATAAATCAATACCAGATATAGTACCGGTAATTGAATCTTATAATAAACTGGCATTCTTTTTTGATTTAGGTGAGTACATTCCTTATTTCAATCATTTAAGTCCGCGTATATTTTATTCTTCACAGCAGATCTGGCAATCACAATATGCCCTGGGTCACTGGGCACATAAAGAATACGGTGGCACCGGCATTATGGTAATGCCTGTATATGAAGCCGGTTATCACCTGAGCGGCGCCTTTTATAAAGGGGCTTGTGTTGCCGGAGCTGAACAAATGGGCCTGCACGTTATCCCGCGTGATCCCACGGATATAAAAAGATTGAATCTTGATGGCTTTTTTAGCGAAATAAAAAAGAACAAGCCTTCATATATAAATGCCGTTTTTGCAGGTACTATGGGGACCGAGTTTTTAAAAGCATGGCGTGAATCTGAATTTCACAAACTGATTCCCCTAAGCGTAGTGGAAAATATGGCATATGATGATATCCTGGAGGATATAGCCGGGCTCGACCTGGAATTACATGCCGCCATATCATGGAACCGCAATGCCGAAAACCCCCATAATAAAGAATTTGTAAAGAAATACGAAAACACCGCCGGCCAAATGGCAAACATTTATGGTTTACTCGGCTATGAAGCCGGCCTTGCACTTAAGGAAGTTAAATCACATATGCTAAAAGGTGATTGGAACATAGCTATGGCCCTCCTTCAAAAGGAATCAGTGGTTGGGCCAAGGGGCGAGCGTAATTTTTATCCGTTATCCGGTTTTTCATTACCGGTAATTGATGTGGTTTCTATCAAAACATCATCAAAAAAGATCTATAAAACAGTAATAAGTCAGGGCAATGGCTTAAAATTCGATTCACCGGATTTTAAAGAGATTCATGAGGAAAGTGTAAGTGGCTGGCAAAACCCATACCTGTGTATATAA
- a CDS encoding aspartyl/asparaginyl beta-hydroxylase domain-containing protein — MIRYAKLSLPFDAELTQSELLTIKAEWLPHFNTSYYAGSWKGIALRSVEGKHETIIPELMGELEYRDTIYMSRFPSVIKLLSGFNCPVMSVRFLNLQTGAIIKEHIDEGLLFEQHEVRLHFPVFTNPGVEFYVDGERVIMDVGDCWYMNAHLPHSVTNKGTTDRIHLVVDCKVNDWLTRLIESSAVISIKENELDPQLLMVIKELRIQNTSTSNALADDMERQLNKDHA; from the coding sequence ATGATCCGATATGCCAAATTATCGCTACCGTTTGATGCTGAGCTTACCCAAAGCGAATTATTAACAATAAAAGCAGAGTGGCTGCCCCATTTTAATACCTCGTATTATGCGGGCTCATGGAAAGGTATTGCTTTACGATCGGTAGAAGGGAAGCACGAAACTATCATACCTGAATTGATGGGAGAGTTGGAATACCGGGATACTATATATATGTCACGTTTTCCATCGGTCATTAAATTACTTTCAGGGTTTAATTGCCCGGTGATGTCTGTACGTTTTTTAAACTTGCAGACCGGAGCAATTATTAAAGAGCATATAGATGAAGGCTTGCTTTTTGAACAGCATGAAGTCCGTTTGCATTTCCCGGTGTTTACCAACCCGGGTGTTGAGTTTTATGTAGATGGTGAGCGCGTAATAATGGATGTGGGCGACTGCTGGTATATGAATGCGCATTTACCCCATAGCGTGACAAACAAAGGCACTACAGACAGGATTCACCTTGTTGTTGATTGTAAGGTGAATGATTGGTTAACGCGACTTATTGAGTCATCTGCTGTAATTTCAATTAAAGAAAATGAACTTGATCCTCAACTTTTAATGGTAATTAAAGAGTTGCGCATACAAAATACGTCTACATCAAACGCATTGGCTGATGATATGGAACGACAATTAAATAAAGATCATGCTTGA
- a CDS encoding nicotinate-nucleotide adenylyltransferase: MNSIHNKDIGTKQKALAINLDPKIYGSFAEIGAGQDVAANFFKAGGSSGTIAKTMSAYDMTFSDAIYGAMQVRRYVSEPRLKSMLNHEYGLLIERLSELRGDSTTFFAFSDTVSALNYNKTNDGHGWMGVRFQLEPNGEFNDVVIHVKLLDNDNNLQQQAVGILGVNLMYACFYYNEVPPVFLLSLMDNLSRDRIQIDMIRFEGPNFTKVDNRLMSLHLVKYGFSDVAVFGPDGKNQQPSEVLYKKHIVVIRGRFRPIINVHIDMLTTGVKQFMQEPDVDKDNVMVVTELTLQSLKERNADETAEIDEKDFLDRVDILCSLGQTVLISNFHEYYKLIAYLSKITKLKLGVVLGYPNLEYIFSEEHYKDLPGGILESFATLFSRKVKLFIYPTLRDKVIYNCLRFNPPAHLIDLYRYLIANNKIEDIHHYNENNLHAQTDKVLELIKHGEAGWEEHVPPEVVTMIKERCLFGYPCAVNPEKEEKENLTKADDNPGAVLDKV, from the coding sequence ATGAATAGCATTCATAATAAGGACATTGGAACCAAACAAAAAGCGCTTGCCATAAATCTCGATCCAAAAATTTATGGTTCTTTCGCTGAAATTGGTGCCGGACAGGATGTGGCTGCTAATTTTTTTAAGGCTGGCGGTTCATCAGGTACTATTGCCAAAACCATGTCGGCTTATGACATGACTTTTTCTGACGCTATTTATGGTGCCATGCAAGTACGCCGCTATGTAAGCGAGCCAAGGCTAAAATCAATGCTTAACCATGAGTATGGTTTACTAATTGAGCGTCTGTCTGAGCTGCGTGGTGATTCAACCACATTTTTTGCTTTTTCTGATACGGTTTCGGCCCTCAATTATAATAAAACTAACGACGGTCATGGCTGGATGGGCGTACGCTTTCAGTTAGAGCCCAACGGCGAGTTTAACGATGTGGTTATTCACGTAAAACTATTGGATAACGATAATAACCTGCAACAACAGGCTGTAGGCATTTTGGGTGTTAACCTGATGTATGCCTGCTTTTATTATAATGAAGTGCCGCCGGTGTTCTTGCTTTCATTGATGGATAACTTGTCAAGGGACCGTATCCAGATAGATATGATCCGTTTTGAAGGGCCAAACTTTACCAAGGTTGATAACAGGCTGATGAGCTTGCACCTGGTTAAATATGGTTTTTCGGATGTAGCGGTTTTTGGTCCGGATGGCAAGAACCAGCAACCATCAGAGGTATTGTATAAAAAGCATATTGTGGTAATACGCGGCCGTTTTCGTCCTATTATTAATGTGCATATAGATATGCTTACTACAGGCGTTAAGCAGTTTATGCAGGAGCCTGATGTGGATAAGGATAACGTGATGGTAGTTACAGAGCTTACCCTGCAATCGTTAAAAGAAAGAAATGCCGACGAAACGGCTGAAATTGATGAGAAAGATTTCCTTGACCGTGTAGATATCCTCTGCTCACTCGGGCAAACGGTACTGATCTCAAATTTTCATGAGTATTATAAGCTGATAGCCTACCTGTCGAAGATAACTAAACTTAAATTGGGTGTGGTTTTAGGCTATCCGAATTTGGAATATATTTTCTCTGAAGAGCATTATAAAGATCTTCCGGGTGGCATTTTGGAGTCTTTTGCAACATTATTCAGCCGTAAGGTTAAGCTGTTCATATATCCTACCTTGCGCGATAAGGTTATTTACAATTGCCTGAGGTTTAACCCGCCTGCGCACCTTATCGATCTGTACCGCTACCTGATAGCCAATAATAAAATAGAAGATATTCATCATTACAATGAAAATAATCTGCATGCGCAAACCGATAAAGTGCTGGAGCTTATAAAACATGGTGAAGCTGGATGGGAGGAACATGTACCACCAGAAGTAGTGACCATGATAAAGGAACGCTGCCTGTTTGGATATCCATGCGCTGTCAATCCTGAAAAAGAGGAAAAAGAAAATCTGACCAAAGCGGATGATAATCCGGGAGCTGTATTGGATAAGGTGTAG
- a CDS encoding DEAD/DEAH box helicase, whose product MQKIRVSKLRFDQDEPSRNHTVVFEGVAIDTLTEVLIAQHSTGDIYSDQTGNRSISALSLEINHGTFTNQYKKAAFPAVAVVNENNRLILACDCYAENNKFCEHQAAVLSEIIKRDEFRIFFDEKLRHSRLKKFAVDYGLEHKPDLDSFFKIELLNSKLEITPVLTSLLPVTKESIGLLKSVIVADVPPVAIEEQTICIVLKQHKYYKYLFVELYSAQTTREGKIKNPLTPIAPLDMIWQTEDAQQLKFFTGIHKFQHHINKIVSEADIMALKAIVKNPLDYDFYYHDNEVSENITANSIFPVKVELLTAEPKLTVKPKDQFFELSGTLEIDQQIFDFKNLSIWFTYFVWTGTKLCLTPNLQQLNVITLLTKKQDNILVHSSKFDEFKKQLLTKLEEKVSIDYPHIKPATPAQLKKQGFNNETERIIYLSDFGTHVMLIPVMRYGEVEISVRTKRQIYSVDERGKEFLVNRNDAAEIDFTALLVKQHPYFEEQLENDLQYFYLHKKRFLDEDWFLDVFDEWQNQKIAILGFNELEGNKLNPNKVKISIKVLSGLNWFNAIVNARFGRKRAALKQIYRAVKNKTKYVQLDDGTTGILPAEWIEKFNDYFNSGEIADDETLQIAKSNFTVIEQLFNEADLDEKVQNEISIYHKKLENFEAVKLFPTPIGFNGELRHYQQQGLSWLNFLDDFNFGGCLADDMGLGKTIQVIAFILSQRDKNKHNTNLVVVPTSLIHNWQLEIEKFAPTMRVHTIYGADRIKSISEFDKYEVVLTSYGTLLADIVFLKDYEFNYVFLDESQQIKNPESQRYKATRLLKSRNKIVLTGTPVENNTFDLYGQLSFACPGLLGSKQYFKEIYSSPIDMFKSSKRAKELQNKISPFILRRTKQEVASDLPEKTEMVLYCEMKPEQRNIYNAYETEFRDYISATTGDVLKKSPMNVLKGITRLRQICDSPLLLKGEKMPGNASAKIDMLIEEIEGKKHQHKILVFSQFVTMLDLIKKELKSREIGFSYLTGQTRNRQAVINDFQTDAEIRVFLISLKAGGTGLNLTEADYVYLVDPWWNPAVENQAIDRCHRIGQDKNIVAVRLICPGTVEEKIMVMQENKQSLANDLIKSDTSFVKNLSKTDLLNLLN is encoded by the coding sequence ATGCAGAAAATACGGGTAAGCAAGTTAAGGTTCGATCAGGATGAGCCATCCCGTAATCATACGGTTGTATTTGAGGGTGTTGCTATTGATACTTTAACCGAGGTACTTATTGCGCAGCATAGCACTGGTGATATCTATTCAGATCAAACGGGCAATCGCAGCATTTCTGCGCTTTCGCTCGAAATTAACCACGGCACTTTTACAAATCAATATAAAAAAGCAGCATTTCCCGCAGTTGCGGTTGTCAATGAAAATAACAGGCTGATACTGGCCTGCGATTGCTATGCTGAAAACAATAAGTTTTGCGAACACCAGGCCGCGGTATTATCCGAGATCATAAAACGGGATGAGTTCCGCATATTTTTTGATGAAAAGCTGCGCCATAGTAGACTGAAGAAATTTGCAGTTGATTATGGACTGGAACATAAACCCGACCTTGATAGCTTTTTCAAGATTGAGCTTCTCAACAGTAAACTGGAAATTACTCCTGTTTTAACATCCTTACTGCCGGTTACTAAGGAAAGCATAGGGTTGCTGAAGTCGGTTATTGTGGCTGATGTTCCGCCGGTAGCTATAGAAGAACAAACCATTTGCATCGTATTAAAGCAGCATAAGTATTATAAGTATTTGTTTGTGGAGCTGTATTCGGCACAAACGACCAGGGAAGGGAAGATTAAAAATCCTTTAACGCCTATAGCTCCGCTGGATATGATCTGGCAAACGGAAGATGCGCAGCAATTGAAGTTCTTTACGGGGATACATAAGTTTCAGCACCATATTAATAAAATAGTCAGCGAGGCTGATATAATGGCTTTAAAAGCCATTGTCAAAAATCCTTTGGATTATGATTTTTATTATCATGATAATGAGGTATCAGAAAATATTACCGCAAATTCGATTTTCCCGGTAAAGGTTGAGTTGCTTACAGCAGAACCTAAACTAACCGTAAAACCTAAAGATCAGTTCTTTGAGCTATCGGGTACGCTTGAAATAGATCAGCAGATATTTGATTTTAAAAATCTGAGCATTTGGTTTACTTATTTTGTGTGGACGGGTACCAAGCTTTGTTTAACGCCTAATCTGCAACAGCTGAATGTGATAACTCTGCTAACCAAAAAGCAGGATAATATACTGGTGCATAGTTCCAAATTTGATGAGTTTAAAAAACAGTTACTCACCAAGCTGGAAGAAAAGGTAAGTATTGATTATCCGCATATTAAGCCCGCTACACCGGCTCAGCTAAAAAAGCAGGGCTTTAATAATGAAACTGAAAGGATAATTTATTTGTCGGATTTTGGTACACATGTGATGCTGATCCCGGTGATGCGGTATGGTGAGGTGGAGATATCCGTACGTACCAAAAGGCAGATCTATTCGGTTGATGAGCGTGGAAAGGAGTTCTTGGTAAACCGGAACGATGCAGCCGAGATTGATTTTACTGCCTTACTGGTAAAGCAGCACCCTTATTTTGAGGAGCAACTGGAAAACGACCTGCAATATTTCTATCTGCATAAAAAAAGATTTTTGGATGAGGATTGGTTTCTGGATGTGTTTGATGAGTGGCAGAATCAAAAAATAGCCATACTTGGTTTTAATGAGCTGGAAGGTAATAAGCTAAACCCTAATAAGGTAAAGATCAGTATTAAAGTATTAAGTGGCCTTAACTGGTTCAATGCCATTGTTAACGCGCGTTTCGGGCGTAAGCGGGCAGCTTTAAAACAGATCTATCGCGCGGTAAAGAACAAAACCAAATATGTGCAGCTTGATGATGGCACAACAGGCATTTTACCGGCTGAGTGGATAGAAAAATTTAACGATTATTTCAATTCAGGCGAGATAGCTGATGATGAAACCTTGCAGATAGCGAAGTCGAACTTTACGGTGATAGAGCAACTATTTAATGAGGCTGATTTGGATGAAAAGGTACAGAACGAGATAAGTATCTACCATAAAAAGTTAGAAAACTTCGAAGCAGTTAAATTATTTCCAACCCCAATTGGCTTTAATGGCGAGCTGCGCCACTATCAACAGCAGGGGTTAAGCTGGCTTAATTTTTTGGATGATTTCAACTTCGGCGGTTGCCTTGCGGATGATATGGGCCTGGGTAAAACTATACAGGTTATAGCGTTTATTCTATCTCAACGCGATAAAAATAAACACAATACCAATTTAGTGGTGGTGCCCACTTCACTAATTCATAACTGGCAGCTGGAGATCGAAAAATTTGCACCAACAATGCGCGTGCATACTATTTATGGGGCCGATCGTATTAAAAGTATATCAGAATTTGATAAATATGAGGTTGTCCTCACCTCATACGGAACTTTGTTAGCCGATATCGTTTTCCTGAAGGATTATGAGTTTAATTACGTTTTTCTTGATGAATCACAGCAGATCAAGAACCCTGAATCTCAGCGTTATAAAGCAACCAGACTGTTAAAATCCAGGAACAAAATTGTGCTTACAGGCACACCTGTTGAAAATAATACATTTGATCTGTACGGGCAGTTATCTTTTGCATGCCCGGGTTTGTTGGGTAGCAAGCAATATTTTAAGGAGATCTATTCTTCGCCTATTGATATGTTTAAAAGTAGCAAGCGGGCTAAGGAGCTGCAAAATAAGATCAGCCCGTTCATTCTCAGGCGTACCAAGCAGGAAGTAGCATCAGACCTGCCCGAGAAAACCGAAATGGTTTTGTACTGCGAAATGAAGCCTGAGCAGCGTAATATTTACAATGCCTACGAAACTGAGTTTCGCGACTATATATCGGCTACAACGGGCGATGTGCTGAAAAAATCACCCATGAATGTGCTAAAGGGTATAACCCGCCTGCGGCAGATCTGTGATTCGCCATTGTTGCTTAAAGGCGAGAAGATGCCGGGTAATGCCTCGGCTAAAATAGATATGCTGATAGAGGAGATAGAGGGCAAAAAGCATCAGCATAAAATATTGGTATTTTCCCAGTTTGTAACCATGCTCGATCTGATAAAAAAAGAACTAAAGAGCAGGGAGATAGGCTTTAGTTATTTAACCGGGCAAACCCGCAACAGACAAGCGGTTATTAATGATTTTCAGACTGATGCGGAGATACGTGTTTTCCTGATCAGCCTGAAAGCAGGGGGCACCGGCCTTAATTTAACTGAGGCCGATTACGTTTACCTGGTTGACCCATGGTGGAACCCCGCAGTTGAGAACCAGGCCATAGATCGCTGCCATCGTATTGGGCAGGACAAAAATATTGTTGCCGTACGGCTGATATGCCCCGGTACGGTTGAAGAAAAGATAATGGTGATGCAGGAAAACAAGCAATCACTCGCTAATGATTTGATCAAAAGCGATACATCGTTCGTTAAAAACCTCTCAAAAACAGACCTGCTTAACCTGTTGAATTAA
- the ppnP gene encoding pyrimidine/purine nucleoside phosphorylase, which translates to MSDSTEGTVSHNVYFDGKVKSLALDTDKGKATVGVMKKGNYQFSTSTPEKMIIIAGIMDVKLPEGSWTKYYEKDEFDVASGVIFDIICDTDVAYICYYE; encoded by the coding sequence ATGAGTGATTCAACTGAGGGAACAGTATCCCACAATGTATATTTTGATGGCAAAGTAAAAAGCCTGGCGCTTGACACGGATAAAGGCAAAGCTACTGTTGGTGTAATGAAAAAAGGAAACTACCAATTCTCAACTTCCACACCCGAAAAGATGATCATTATCGCCGGCATCATGGATGTTAAATTACCTGAAGGCAGCTGGACAAAATATTACGAAAAGGATGAATTTGATGTAGCATCGGGTGTTATATTCGATATTATATGCGATACCGATGTAGCTTATATCTGCTATTACGAATAA
- a CDS encoding sulfotransferase family protein, whose protein sequence is MLDFPLNWVPYKLLAVDGQIKCCWLNTYGEPFIEPFFDETILKCRGLDGRHAAISSVSDLMMIAEWTRGVSAIEPTAFIFHISRCGSTLISQLLATLDENIVLAEVPFFDDILRLPYKYPEFNQAAIAMLFTDAVKYYGQKRPNKEKNLFIKTDSWHLFFYEQLRKLYPDVPFIILYRKPDEVFNSHRKQPGMQAVNGLIEPQLFGLDANKVANMSPDAYLAAVIESYFKKCLEIADVDDQCLLLNYNEGAMQMIEKIAAFTKTTLTPQDVLNMTERSRYHSKKQGEIFSEKVTHHVPSNLNKAVELYNLLEEKRKATN, encoded by the coding sequence ATGCTTGATTTTCCACTTAATTGGGTCCCGTACAAATTGTTAGCAGTTGATGGCCAGATCAAATGCTGCTGGCTAAATACTTATGGCGAACCATTTATTGAACCATTTTTTGATGAAACTATTTTAAAATGCAGGGGGCTGGATGGCCGCCATGCTGCCATATCATCGGTTAGTGATTTAATGATGATAGCGGAGTGGACGCGAGGGGTATCAGCAATAGAACCAACGGCTTTTATTTTTCATATTTCGCGCTGTGGCTCAACACTAATTTCGCAGCTGTTGGCCACGTTGGATGAAAATATAGTTCTTGCTGAAGTTCCTTTTTTTGATGACATACTGCGTTTGCCTTACAAATACCCGGAATTTAATCAGGCTGCAATTGCAATGCTATTTACTGATGCTGTAAAATATTACGGACAAAAACGGCCCAATAAGGAAAAGAACCTATTTATTAAAACAGATAGCTGGCATTTGTTTTTTTATGAACAGTTGAGGAAGCTTTATCCTGATGTTCCTTTTATTATACTGTATCGCAAGCCAGATGAGGTGTTCAACTCGCACCGCAAGCAACCCGGTATGCAGGCTGTAAATGGGTTAATTGAACCACAATTGTTTGGGCTTGATGCCAATAAGGTGGCTAATATGAGCCCGGATGCTTACCTGGCCGCGGTAATTGAAAGTTATTTTAAAAAATGCCTTGAAATTGCAGATGTGGATGACCAATGCCTGCTCCTGAATTATAATGAAGGTGCAATGCAGATGATTGAAAAGATTGCAGCTTTTACAAAAACAACACTCACACCGCAGGATGTTTTAAATATGACGGAAAGAAGTCGATATCATTCCAAAAAACAAGGTGAGATTTTTTCTGAAAAAGTTACCCACCACGTGCCATCAAACCTTAATAAGGCTGTTGAGTTATATAATTTACTGGAGGAGAAGAGAAAAGCGACAAACTAA